From Triticum aestivum cultivar Chinese Spring chromosome 4A, IWGSC CS RefSeq v2.1, whole genome shotgun sequence, a single genomic window includes:
- the LOC123081731 gene encoding uncharacterized protein, translating to MGSKRAQDIKNLLLKLIILLASPLAGSFICGLVRDRANRHSDLHSSDNSIQLDQREEEGEEMESLNQASRKLVQAEIPCSTGRLLSGGHASQASLTEEITVAQATESSSEVSANNRDVQETSAGTEEVENLKRVVSALEERAAGIESRFRDYCDMQEQESTYQKMQIMCLGMKLELLESRNQRLEAGATEIRAAAEEFAVMRANLDALQSKFRKVTKQSRQEFDAVDGRILALDAREAEMATRCQGFEQLMEEMKQLVLQIQKEKGTSSENAEDVVERSMRSGKGLLEVLRGRWAADMEELIYLGWITAWLQHDLLASDGESGTAKGTAVTGDHDGETIPTAEGQREKGMKMVAATAPSNEVKLCKTSSCGAAEESCMGLAGCRIGIGRPRLLRKLRGWARGNGPSKSRRPCAIEGPSS from the exons ATGGGAAGTAAGAGAGCACAGGACATCAAGAATCTCCTTCTGAAGTTAATAATCCTCTTAGCTTCCCCCCTGGCAGGTTCTTTTATCTGTGGACTCGTGAGAGATAGAGCAAATAGGCACAGTGATCTACACTCATCTGATAACTCAATCCAATTGGATCAacgggaagaggaaggagaagaaatGGAGTCCCTGAATCAGGCGTCGCGAAAGCTGGTGCAAGCAGAGATCCCCTGCAGCACCGGTAGGCTTCTCAGCGGTGGACATGCAAGCCAGGCTTCTCTTACTGAAGAAATCACGGTGGCGCAGGCCACCGAGAGTTCATCAGAAGTTTCAGCCAACAACCGGGATGTTCAGGAAACGTCCGCCGGCACCGAAGAGGTCGAGAACCTGAAGCGCGTGGTGTCGGCCCTCGAAGAGCGGGCCGCCGGCATCGAGTCGCGGTTCCGCGACTACTGTGACATGCAGGAGCAGGAGTCGACGTACCAGAAGATGCAGATCATGTGCCTGGGGATGAAGCTGGAGCTGCTGGAGTCCCGGAACCAGCGGCTTGAGGCAGGCGCCACGGAGATCCGGGCAGCCGCTGAAGAGTTCGCCGTGATGCGGGCGAATCTCGACGCGCTGCAGAGCAAATTCAGGAAAGTTACGAAGCAGAGCAGGCAAGAATTCGACGCCGTTGATGGAAGGATCCTGGCTCTGGATGCCCGGGAAGCAGAGATGGCGACGAGGTGCCAGGGCTTTGAGCAACTCATGGAGGAGATGAAGCAGCTGGTTTTGCAGATACAGAAGGAGAAAGGAACAAGCAGTGAG AATGCGGAGGACGTCGTGGAGAGGAGCATGCGGAGCGGCAAGGGCCTGCTGGAGGTGCTCCGGGGCCGGTGGGCGGCGGACATGGAAGAGCTGATCTACCTCGGCTGGATCACGGCGTGGCTGCAGCACGACCTGCTGGCCAGCGATGGCGAGAGCGGGACCGCCAAGGGCACGGCGGTGACTGGAGACCACGACGGTGAAACCATCCCGACGGCGGAGGGGCAGCGCGAGAAGGGGATGAAGATGGTAGCGGCGACCGCGCCGAGCAACGAGGTGAAGCTCTGCAAGACGTCGTCGTGCGGCGCGGCGGAGGAGTCGTGCATGGGGTTGGCGGGCTGCAGGATAGGGATCGGACGGCCGAGATTGCTCCGCAAGCTCAGAGGGTGGGCCAGGGGAAACGGCCCGAGCAAGAGCAGGAGGCCGTGCGCCATCGAAGGGCCCAGCAGTTAG